Proteins co-encoded in one Fusarium musae strain F31 chromosome 3, whole genome shotgun sequence genomic window:
- a CDS encoding hypothetical protein (EggNog:ENOG41) has protein sequence MRSSSWTTLRRSSTFSTKYKYESTLDSTHIRLVKIRPRTRSLLSERLNIYVTTHSLDEAQALGYHALSYTWGAPEGEVKNKVSDSCILVNGHRFYVQPNLLGALKRFEEFDWYLWIDAICIDQTNQREREIQVGIMSEIYGMAARVDIWLGDGGSEAAEAIRLTRTLSSLAKETRGSEVSLGKSEIESSSLPPIPSEAWKPFVGLLDRNWFRRAWVIQETVLARQAFVWLGNSESISWEQLASALMMIQKLGWYPNATLAMVRVEHISWTPGPYAIHFITVIRMSLESLKTPQDHPQISVIEDLTGPDNWKTTASSHLAYMMMVGHKFKVTNARDRVYSLLGMVNIAAGHMGLPRCDLEVNYDASVAEVFTAATAHILNHCNHLGFISLAGIAEFHNGTLNLPSGDLPSWVPNFSNEPSAARTAPILFPWARGKVRVDAARYNEIGSLGFSITGSRLSVQAQRIGQISPWPYPFYMLAYYFHVEPFAALLLRCGKRYKVTGELSIEACWRTFIFGANIHDSLDVSELGAYFKAWLCYILFQYLRVWDTSMTVDQRLVMLEQLTDFQSLMAQDGGEASDMLPSIEWIKQMLQKLGASDPPDSQLASIFSFMARTSSLGGFSEEFDSEWTSVVAKELADTFILAAKYASILGVYAAQRRVFLTDEGHLGLAFASALEGDSVWVVSACPVPLVMRPRADGTFQLIGDSYVHGIMEGEAIKDNSWEEITIT, from the coding sequence ATGCGCTCCTCGTCGTGGACCACTCTCCGCAGAAGCAGTACATTTAGTACCAAGTACAAATATGAATCAACACTCGACTCGACACATATTCGTCTAGTAAAAATCCGTCCGCGAACACGCAGCCTCTTATCGGAGAGGTTAAACATTTATGTGACCACTCATTCTCTGGATGAGGCACAGGCACTTGGTTACCATGCACTTTCCTATACCTGGGGTGCACCAGAGGGAGAAGTCAAAAACAAGGTCTCCGACTCATGTATACTGGTCAACGGCCATAGGTTCTACGTCCAACCAAACTTACTCGGTGCTCTCAAACGCTTCGAGGAATTTGATTGGTATTTGTGGATCGACGCAATATGCATTGATCAGACTAACCAAAGGGAGCGCGAGATCCAGGTCGGTATCATGAGCGAGATTTACGGCATGGCAGCCCGAGTCGATATCTGGCTTGGTGATGGCGGAAGCGAGGCAGCTGAGGCTATTCGTCTGACACGGACACTTTCCAGCTTGGCTAAGGAGACACGTGGAAGCGAAGTGAGCCTGGGAAAAAGCGAAATCGAAAGTTCAAGCCTTCCACCTATTCCTTCTGAAGCCTGGAAGCCCTTCGTTGGTCTTCTGGACCGGAATTGGTTCCGTAGAGCTTGGGTGATTCAAGAGACCGTCCTAGCTCGGCAGGCGTTTGTGTGGTTGGGAAATAGCGAATCCATCTCTTGGGAACAGCTCGCCTcagcattgatgatgattcaAAAATTAGGCTGGTATCCCAACGCGACTCTGGCCATGGTCAGAGTGGAGCATATCTCATGGACGCCAGGACCCTACGCCATTCACTTCATCACCGTGATCAGGATGTCCCTCGAAAGCTTGAAAACCCCCCAAGATCACCCACAGATCTCTGTTATTGAGGATCTCACAGGCCCTGATAATTGGAAAACGACCGCCAGTTCTCACTTGGCTTACATGATGATGGTAGGCCACAAGTTCAAGGTAACGAATGCTCGTGATCGGGTTTATTCGTTACTGGGAATGGTCAATATTGCCGCGGGCCATATGGGACTTCCTCGATGCGATCTGGAAGTTAATTACGATGCTTCAGTTGCTGAGGTATTTACAGCCGCAACGGCTCACATCCTAAATCACTGTAATCACCTTGGTTTCATCTCCTTGGCTGGGATTGCAGAATTTCACAATGGCACACTGAATTTACCTTCAGGGGATTTACCCTCATGGGTGCCTAATTTCTCGAACGAGCCATCTGCTGCAAGAACTGCCCCTATCCTTTTCCCCTGGGCCAGAGGTAAAGTTCGAGTGGACGCAGCACGATACAACGAGATTGGTTCTCTGGGATTCAGCATTACTGGCTCGAGGCTCTCTGTGCAGGCCCAGCGTATCGGACAGATCTCTCCATGGCCTTATCCATTCTACATGCTCGCTTACTACTTTCACGTCGAACCCTTTGCGGCCCTTCTACTACGGTGCGGCAAGCGTTACAAAGTAACTGGAGAGCTCAGTATTGAAGCTTGTTGGCGTACTTTCATCTTTGGCGCAAATATACACGATTCACTAGATGTCTCGGAGCTTGGTGCTTACTTCAAAGCCTGGCTATGCTACATCTTATTTCAATACTTGCGGGTCTGGGACACCTCCATGACAGTCGACCAACGACTTGTCATGTTGGAACAATTGACAGACTTCCAGTCTCTTATGGCCCAGGATGGGGGCGAGGCTTCCGATATGCTTCCAAGTATTGAATGGATCAAACAGATGCTGCAAAAGTTAGGTGCCTCTGATCCTCCAGACTCACAGTTGGCGTCAATATTTTCATTCATGGCGAGGACCTCCTCACTGGGGGGGTTTTCCGAGGAGTTTGACTCTGAGTGGACGTCTGTGGTGGCTAAGGAGCTTGCAGACACGTTCATACTGGCTGCTAAGTACGCGTCGATACTAGGAGTATATGCTGCTCAGCGTCGAGTTTTCCTGACAGACGAAGGGCATCTAGGACTGGCTTTCGCGTCTGCACTAGAAGGAGACAGTGTCTGGGTGGTTTCGGCTTGTCCGGTGCCGTTAGTTATGAGACCTCGAGCTGACGGTACTTTTCAACTGATCGGAGATAGCTACGTTCACGGAATCATGGAAGGCGAAGCGATAAAGGATAACAGCTGGGAGGAAATCACCATAACTTAG
- a CDS encoding hypothetical protein (EggNog:ENOG41): MSSQSAGDTTAPEVPGPATANPKSPSKSPSRSPPAQSELGPADDTDRVLDVGTGSGIWAIEFGDRYPKTEVVGTDLSPCQPQWVPPNLRFEIDDATQPWTWKEDYFSFIHIRYLFGAIKDWNSLFGEAYRCCAPGGWAQSGEADVTFRSDDGTTELEPVFKTYQKLFEDGSKILGNPFFVHDLQQKAFEEAGFKDIETVDYKFPIGGWPRDPKLAEVGRFVKATLENDLEGYTLMMWQDVCQWPKDEYQVFLMSLRKAIRNPKVHSYMTVRYVYGHK; encoded by the exons ATGTCGAGCCAATCTGCAGGAGATACAACGGCACCCGAAGTGCCGGGACCAGCCACTGCCAATCCGAAGTCTCCTTCGAAATCGCCATCGAGATCTCCACCGGCTCAGAGCGAGCTTGGCCCTGCGGACGATACTGAT CGAGTTCTAGATGTTGGTACCGGAAGCG GAATCTGGGCCAT TGAATTTGGCGACCGGTATCCCAAGACGGAAGTAGTTGGTACAGATCTTTCCCCTTGCCAGCCCCAATGGGTACCCCCGAATCTTCGTTTTGAAATCGATGATGCCACGCAACCCTGGACGTGGAAGGAAGATTATTTCAGCTTCATTCATATCCGATATCTCTTTGGTGCTATCAAAGACTGGAATAGTCTCTTTGGCGAGGCGTACCGATGCTGTGCACCCGGGGGCTGGGCCCAGTCAGGCGAGGCCGATGTCACATTCCGTAGTGACGATGGAACTACTGAGCTGGAACCTGTTTTCAAAACCTACCAGAAGCTTTTTGAAGACGGCAGTAAGATTCTAGGCAATCCCTTCTTTGTCCACGATTTACAACAGAAGGCTTTTGAGGAGGCTGGATTCAAGGATATTGAGACTGTTGATTACAAG TTCCCGATTGGCGGCTGGCCCAGGGATCCAAAACTCGCAGAGGTTGGGCGGTTTGTCAAGGCCACGCTGGAGAACGATTTGGAGG GTTACACTCTTATGATGTGGCAGGACGTTTGCCAATGGCCCAAAGATGAGTACCAAGTGTTTCTCATGAGTTTGCGTAAGGCGATACGCAACCCAAAGGTGCACAGTTACATGACCGTACGTTACGTGTACGGTCACAAGTAG
- a CDS encoding hypothetical protein (EggNog:ENOG41), which translates to MNTIADHVSACLQEFNSLCSSPTIWENGIPDSDAQGDVSLLKLQNELGRFKVWSGNIGAHQKGRSSLDHRLRDASNIRDQVVELLEDLKESLKDANDILTGQLTPWDQDLSPAEFPNDDSDDEPLSVDASGPSELSQIFAAIVEDINCLFRLSVSIHNPSPHDRFKKACLTDTSGYEPFDVQHVCNKLSKVPKPIAKRLGKAIFRRRQYFKYRELHHDKLASGLDLDDQDQMQSTVASSLPKKLNVSQPISLEEDGDDVSDAGRSQTSWATSAANPERRKIPALPAEAENGPFECPFCFMMVSVTSRNHWKKHVFSDLFPYICVELACPAPDQDFQRRHQWASHVKKYHWKTWSCKLGCSETYVSLQDMKRHLVQKHSETTELTHLTSLLTMCERAKSENEPTDCPLCGERQFSFKQYQRHVGRHQEDLALFALPHLPGEKDDRNEESDSESEGKEEVESEVQDESEYRFLNMNGDVWHNPRIDAMDSSDANKVTNGVEVRLPIRWKCPVLSCQYHENGLFTEEQRDHHYREKHSETPVMYKCPFKPCTYKSSRKTNCMKHKEKAHGWTHIHQQENDRMRVAVLDTGIDKTVVQPKESLDPDSADESLEHAKDPVTHHRIEMIAPIENRESFDPANVDVLHLRHKESLHTFKFSRHDIRDGKLRVSNIRELAAGMSHVPASFRHLVELYCKDVKLLIDGTPIRNYGVSRGDTIKVEAPQFRNSSPLSSPARDDPVLDNGRGTEENMEFEGKVERDERRAEFSSELRQRAMVESFYQKVSASYNSQGEPREETDSKRNGVRKRTKTGCLTCRKRRIKCDEGKPICNNCIKSKRHCEGYSQVVSFGGSMDAIHGAPVPEIESDLEKLDAPYASGPIQPSTEADHKVVESSTPGVRCPTCALEGKEIWVIPGRCCGYCGTPCAEEDTLSLDVDDSFLKTNLYEDWPLFPTTGASDEELPNSTLEGPKKKQVSCPSFSVNGYCMDGAECPFIHDPAMISTSDPSSKLAATVGPFTDPDLTMSSNEFKVWKALRALENELEVGWIPICNKAIISDDGSAQKGEERLGLINGIHSNVIKKLRRIEQLSRPDIMAKRRHIEAMVDDLLTRLGVVSMTGTDSYQIT; encoded by the exons ATGAACACTATTGCTGATCACGTTTCGGCTTGTCTCCAAGAGTTCAATAGTCTCTGCAGCTCTCCTACCATATGGGAGAATGGGATCCCGGATAGTGATGCTCAGGGCGATGTATCACTCTTGAAGCTGCAGAACGAGCTGGGCAGATTCAAAGTTTGGAGTGGAAACATCGGCGCTCATCAAAAAGGGAGAAGCTCGCTCGATCACAGGCTTCGAGATGCGTCAAATATCCGGGATCAGGTGGTTGAGCTCTTGGAGGACTTGAAGGAGTCTCTAAAGGATG CCAATGACATTCTCACGGGGCAATTAACACCATGGGATCAAGACCTATCGCCAGCGGAGTTTCCAAATGACGACTCCGACGATGAACCATTAAGCGTTGACGCATCTGGGCCATCCGAACTCTCCCAAATATTTGCTGCCATCGTTGAAGACATCAACTGCCTGTTCAGGCTCTCAGTGTCCATTCATAACCCTTCTCCTCACGATCGCTTCAAGAAAGCCTGCTTGACCGATACATCTGGCTACGAGCCATTTGACGTCCAGCATGTGTGCAATAAACTCTCTAAAGTCCCGAAGCCGATCGCCAAAAGACTTGGGAAGGCAATTTTTCGACGAAGGCAGTACTTCAAATACAGAGAACTGCACCATGACAAGCTGGCGAGTGGGCTCGATCTCGACGATCAGGACCAAATGCAGAGTACAGTAGCCTCTTCGTTGCCGAAGAAGCTCAATGTGAGTCAACCCATCTccttggaggaggatggggaTGATGTATCGGATGCCGGAAGGTCACAGACGTCTTGGGCAACATCAGCTGCGAATCCAGAGAGGCGGAAGATACCTGCTCTTCCAGCGGAAGCCGAGAATGGACCTTTCGAGTGCCCATTCTGCTTCATGATGGTATCTGTTACTTCGAGGAACCATTGGAA GAAACACGTGTTCTCAGACTTGTTTCCTTACATTTGCGTCGAGCTGGCCTGTCCGGCTCCAGATCAAGACTTCCAGAGACGTCACCAGTGGGCAAGTCATGTCAAGAAATACCATTGGAAGACATGGTCCTGTAAGCTTGGATGCAGCGAGACCTATGTCTCTTTGCAAGACATGAAGCGGCATTTGGTACAGAAGCATTCAGAAACCACGGAATTGACCCACCTCACCAGTCTTCTTACCATGTGCGAGAGGGCAAAGTCAGAGAACGAGCCAACAGACTGTCCTCTGTGCGGAGAAAGGCAATTTTCGTTTAAACAGTACCAACGACATGTCGGTCGCCATCAAGAGGATCTTGCTCTGTTTGCATTACCACATCTTCCCGGGGAAAAAGATGACAGAAACGAAGAGTCTGATTCCGAGTCcgagggaaaagaagaagtggaATCTGAAGTTCAAGACGAGTCGGAGTACCGTTTTCTTAATATGAATGGAGACGTATGGCACAACCCTAGGATAGACGCTATGGACAGCAGTGATGCAAACAAAGTCACCAATGGCGTTGAAGTCCGACTGCCTATTCGATGGAAGTGTCCAGTCCTGTCCTGTCAGTACCACGAAAACGGATTGTTTACCGAGGAGCAGAGGGACCACCACTACCGCGAGAAGCATTCTGAAACCCCTGTCATGTACAAGTGCCCGTTTAAGCCTTGCACCTACAAGTCAAGCCGAAAAACGAACTGCATGAAGCATAAGGAGAAGGCTCACGGCTGGACCCACATCCATCAGCAGGAGAATGACAGGATGCGGGTTGCGGTATTAGATACAGGCATAGATAAGACCGTTGTGCAGCCGAAAGAATCCCTGGACCCAGACTCCGCAGATGAGTCTCTAGAACACGCCAAAGACCCTGTAACGCACCACCGCATCGAGATGATTGCTCCTATCGAGAACAGAGAAAGTTTCGATCCTGCCAATGTTGATGTTCTGCACCTTAGACACAAGGAATCCTTACACACATTTAAGTTTTCACGACATGACATTAGAGATGGCAAGCTGCGAGTGTCTAATATCAGAGAGCTTGCAGCGGGAATGTCGCATGTTCCTGCGAGCTTCAGACACCTGGTCGAACTTTATTGCAAAGACGTTAAACTATTGATCGATGGCACGCCGATCCGAAACTATGGTGTATCAAGGGGTGATACAATAAAAGTCGAAGCGCCGCAGTTCAGGAACTCTAGTCCATTAAGCAGTCCAGCTCGTGATGATCCTGTGCTGGATAACGGGCGTGGCACTGAGGAGAACATGGAATTCGAAGGAAAAGTAGAACGTGACGAACGACGAGCAGAGTTCTCCTCGGAGTTACGACAAAGAGCTATGGTGGAATCTTTCTATCAAAAGGTTTCTGCAAGCTATAACTCGCAGGGTGAaccaagagaagagacagatAGCAAAAGGAATGGTGTTCGCAAAAGGACAAAGACTGGATGTTTAA CATGCCGCAAGCGTCGAATAAAATGCGACGAAGGAAAGCCGATATGCAATAACTGTATCAAATCTAAACGTCATTGTGAGGGCTACAGCCAAGTTGTTAGCTTTGGGGGCTCTATGGATGCGATACATGGAGCGCCAGTCCCGGAAATTGAGTCAGATCTCGAGAAACTGGATGCCCCTTATGCTTCTGGACCTATCCAACCATCTACAGAGGCCGACCACAAGGTTGTTGAAAGCTCTACACCTGGAGTTAGATGCCCCACCTGTGCCTTGGAAGGTAAAGAAATATGGGTTATTCCCGGGCGCTGTTGTGGATATTGTGGAACACCATGTGCGGAGGAGGATACCCTGAGTCTAGACGTTGATGATTCGTTCCTAAAAACTAACCTTTACGAGGACTGGCCTTTGTTCCCAACAACAGGCGCCAGTGACGAGGAACTGCCCAATTCAACTCTCGAAGGTCCCAAGAAGAAACAAGTATCGTGCCCGAGCTTCTCGGTCAATGGTTACTGCATGGACGGAGCCGAATGCCCATTCATCCATGATCCGGCCATGATATCCACTTCCGATCCGTCCAGCAAGCTCGCTGCCACCGTGGGACCTTTTACGGATCCCGACCTCACGATGAGCAGTAACGAATTCAAGGTTTGGAAGGCTTTGCGTGCGTTGGAGAACGAATTGGAAGTGGGATGGATTCCGATATGCAATAAAGCCATTATCTCAGACGATGGTTCAGCACAAAAGGGAGAGGAACGGCTCGGACTTATCAATGGAATTCATTCGAATGTCATAAAGAAACTGAGGCGAATTGAACAACTTAGCAGGCCTGATATCATGGCAAAGAGACGCCATATCGAGGCAATGGTCGACGACCTTCTAACAAGGCTTGGAGTGGTGTCAATGACAGGAACAGATAGCTATCAGATAACATAG
- a CDS encoding hypothetical protein (EggNog:ENOG41), with product MWKECWSGNRPLVTHEKVLSAGAVGQAKFQLHVSRNPSSFQPLISAAGKDQPQSLKIFPLHSRPSITASRDFVLMSGFEVAGIVLGSIPIMVSALQCYMNGLGTLQNFRSYKRILKSLILTLKTEHVNLQNICEKLLTGIAPQTRIEEMIRDPFGDLWREEEILNKLRLRLWSSLQVFDDRVQDMREAIEEMMEKLNVGTDGKVEWAESSSIKKQFKRATFILQKSNHEEVLARIRDGVSALQRLAVLNTDLESQRKSRSQGRLNKLVNGMLSGIYHALRSTMTCKCSGLHDVGLRLTPPSRTVVPEDDDDDIIKELQFRLAVSYLTGSQVNTLKQWNEILLKSGEDSKKTTVSFTSQSTSTSRKTVGFSVPSTTSSTNSQQSQTVIIESALSNLTFNTLRTMSEPICSKHISNLCEAMQTMGKRKQGERCGHIQHCYMTQTQKYDVYTLECLGSCDEWSLVPLKEVLQDPALLYGDKLRLAWMIACGVLQMQGTPWVADIPRSEDIFIAQKGGVHQFQHVFVLRHFPEYPRVNATASPTNPFMLYLGILLIELILGQSIATLDSAQNQTLEHGLPRHILDYEAANKLLGRVMMTGGSGYYNAVERCLRSDMQIGTAGGSCCFQGDVISGVLDPLEQDLRRLVA from the exons ATGTGGAAAGAATGTTGGAGTGGCAATCGCCCTCTGGTGACCCATGAGAAGGTGCTATCTGCAGGTGCTGTTGGTCAAGCCAAGTTCCAGCTGCACGTCAGCCGCAACCCCTCTTCTTTTCAACCCTTGATCAGCGCAGCTGGAAAAGACCAGCCTCAGAGCCTCAAAATATTTCCCTTGCACTCTCGTCCCTCCATCACCGCCTCAAGAGATTTCGTTCTGATGTCAGGCTTCGAGGTTGCGGGTATCGTGCTCGGTAGCATACCTATCATGGTATCTGCACTACAATGCTACATGAACGGTCTTGGCACCCTGCAGAATTTCCGATCCTACAAACGAatcctcaagagcctcatcttgACCCTCAAGACTGAACATGTCAATCTTCAGAACATATGCGAGAAACTCCTAACAGGAATTGCACCACAAACGCGCATCGAGGAAATGATACGAGATCCTTTTGGAGACCtttggagagaagaagaaatcctCAATAAGCTGCGCCTGCGGCTCTGGTCATCGTTGCAGGTATTCGACGATCGCGTGCAGGACATGAGGGAAGCTAtcgaggagatgatggagaagctcaatgTTGGGACAGACGGCAAG GTTGAATGGGCTGAAAGCTCATCGATCAAAAAGCAGTTTAAGCGAGCAACATTCATCCTTCAAAAGTCAAATCATGAGGAGGTCTTGGCGAGGATACGAGATGGTGTCTCAGCTCTTCAGCGCCTAGCAGTCCTCAATACGGATCTGGAATCACAAAGAAAGTCTCGATCGCAGGGGAGACTTaacaagctcgtcaacgGAATGTTGAGTGGTATATATCACGCACTACGGTCAACGATGACTTGCAAATGCTCTGGCTTGCACGATGTTGGCTTGAGGCTGACACCGCCATCACGGACCGTTGTtcctgaggatgatgatgatgatattatCAAGGAGTTGCAGTTCCGCCTTGCAGTTTCGTACCTAACGGGATCACAAGTCAATACTTTAAAACAATGGAATGAAATTCTTTTGAAGAGCGGAGAGGATTCGAAGAAGACAACGGTTTCTTTCACATCACAAAGTACATCTACTTCGAGGAAGACAGTTGGGTTTTCTGTTCCCTCAACGACCTCTTCGACAAACAGCCAGCAATCGCAAACAGTTATCATCGAATCAGCCTTATCAAATCTCACATTCAACACTCTTAGAACAATGTCTGAGCCTATCTGTTCCAAACACATCAGCAATCTGTGTGAAGCAATGCAAACGATGGGGAAGAGAAAACAGGGCGAGAGATGTGGGCACATTCAACATTGCTACATGACCCAAACTCAGAAGTATGACGTCTACACACTAGAATGTCTGGGCAGTTGTGATGAATGGTCTCTGGTACCACTAAAAGAAGTGCTTCAAGATCCAGCGTTGCTCTACGGTGACAAGCTGCGTCTGGCTTGGATGATTGCCTGTGGTGTCTTGCAGATGCAAGGCACGCCTTGGGTTGCAGACATTCCAAGAAGTGAGGATATCTTCATTGCCCAAAAGGGTGGTGTTCATCAATTTCAGCATGTTTTTGTCCTCAGACACTTCCCTGAATATCCCAGGGTCAACGCAACAGCATCACCTACCAACCCGTTCATGCTTTATCTCGggatcctcctcatcgaGCTCATTCTTGGCCAGTCAATAGCAACTCTAGATTCAGCTCAGAATCAGACACTGGAGCATGGTTTACCGAGACATATCCTTGACTACGAAGCCGCCAATAAACTTTTGGGAAGAGTCATGATGACCGGTGGCTCTGGATATTACAATGCGGTAGAGCGATGCTTACGATCGGACATGCAAATTGGGACAGCTGGAGGTTCGTGTTGTTTTCAAGGCGATGTGATTTCTGGAGTTCTTGATCCTCTTGAGCAGGATTTACGAAGACTGGTTGCATGA